In Methanobrevibacter sp. V74, the genomic window CCACATTTTGATTGTTGGAGATCCAGGTATCGGTAAATCCCAAATATTGAAATATGTTTCAAGACTTGCCCCAAGAAGTATTTACACAAGCGGTAAAGGTACAACTGGTGCAGGATTAACTGCAGCTGCAGTTAGAGACGAACTTGGCGGATGGTCTCTTGAAGCAGGTGCATTGGTACTTGGGGATCAGGGTAACGTATGTGTTGACGAATTGGATAAAATGAGGTCAGAAGATCGTTCAGCACTTCACGAAGCATTAGAACAACAAACTGTAAGTATTGCAAAAGCAGGAATTATGGCAACATTAAACTCAAGATGTTCTGTTCTTGCAGCAGCAAACCCTAAATTTGGAAGATTTGATCGCTATAAAGTTCTTGCAGAACAAATTGACTTACCAGCCCCAATCATTTCCCGTTTTGATTTAATCTTTGTTATTGAAGACAAACCAAGCAGAGAAGGAGATTCAAAATTAGCAGAGCATATTTTGAAAATACATAAAGAAAATACTGTTGAATATGAAATCGAACCAGATTTACTTAGAAAATATATTGCATATGCTCGTAAAAACATCAAACCCCACTTAACTGATGAAGCTAACGAAGTTTTAAGAGAGTTCTATGTAAATACAAGAAATAGCAATTCTGAAGAACAAGGCCCAGTTCCAATCACTGCAAGACAATTAGAAGCTATCATTCGTTTATCAGAAGCCAGCGCTAAAATTAAACTTAAAGAAACTGTTGACAAAGAAGATGCTGAAAAAGCTGTTAGATTGCAAATGGCATGTCTTAAAGAAGTTGGAGTAGACCCCGAAACTGGTGAAATGGATGTGGATATTGTTGGTGGGGGAACACCAAAATCTGACAGAGATAAAATCCAAAGAGTAACTGAAGAAATCAAAAATCTTGAAGAGGAATATGCTGGACAAGCTCCATTAAACGTGTTACTGTCAAATATGAGTGAAAAATATGGAATAAGTGAAGATAAAACTGAACAAATTGTTAAAAACCTTGTTCAAAAAGGAGTTATCTATCAGCCAACCAATGGATACTTTAGGCGTGTTGTCTAAATTATTCAATTTTTATTTTTATTTGGAAATTTTCCAAAATAACAATACATTAATAAATGATTAAATTTAAAATTAGTGTATTATACTTATACTAATTTTATTAGGAGAGATAATTATGGATAAATACGAAGATTTATTAGACAGAGCAATAGACCAATTACCTCCTGAAGTATTTGAACACAAAAGATTCAAAATTCCTAAAGCTTATTCAGATATCCAAGGTAATAGAACATTTATTAAAAACTTTAAAGATGTTTCAGAAGGTTTAAGTAGAGACCCTCAACATTTATTAAAATTCTTAATGAGAGAATTAGGTACTGCAGGAAATATTGAAGGTCAAAGAGCAATTTTACAAGGAAAATTTACTCATTACTTGATTAATGAGAGAATTGAAGACTATGTAGACAAATATGTTATTTGTCATGAATGTAACAGACCAGATACCAAAATTATCAGAGAAGGTAGAATATTCTTACTTAAATGTGCTGCATGCGGTGCAACAGCTCCTTTAAAAACTTTATAATTCTACTTTTTTTTACTTATTTTTTCAGATATTATGTTTTGTCCAGAGTGCGGAAGTACTGATAAAGAAATGGTTGGTGACATCTGCATAGGCTGTTTTTTAAAAAAATTTCAGATGATTGAAATAGCGAAACGTATTGAAGTTCAAATCTGCAGCCATTGCAATAGCAAACTTGAAGAAGGGAAATGGGGGGAAGAAAACATTCCCGAAGAAGAAATTATTTATCGTGCACTTGAGAGGAACATTAAAATCGCTGATGAAGTTGAAAACGAAATCATAAACCTTGAAATTGATCAGATTAAAGGCACAATAGCTTCTTGTTATGTTGAGGTTATTGGTGAAGTTCATGGAACTCAAATTGAAGAAACTCATGAAAGTGAAGTTAAAATCCTAAAAACAGTTTGTCCAACATGCAGCAAAATGCAGTCAGGATACTATGAAACTGTTATTCAATTTAGAGCTGATTCAAGAGAAATAAAACCTGAAGAATATGGAAAAGCTGATGAGATTGTTGAGAGAACTTTAATTAAACAATCAAAAAGCGATAAATTAGCATACTGTCCGCAAATAGCTAAGCTAAAAGAAGGTTATGATTACTACATTGGTTCCTTCAAATCAGGAAAAAAAGTTGCTGAAGCATTGACTGAAGAGTTTGGAGGAATCGTTAAAGAGTCTCCGAGACTTATAAGTGAGGACAAATCAACAGGTAAAGGATTGTACAGAATTTGGATTTCAGTTAGAATTCCTGAATTTGAAATAGATGATTTTGTAAAATATGAAGATAAAATAATCAGGATAAATAGCATCAGTAAAAATAGTGTTTTAGGAGTAGATATCTCCACACACAAAAAGCATAATATTCCTATGAAAAATATGGAAGACATTAAACTTGTTAAAAAGTCATCGGAAATAGGAACTACAACAGTCATATCAAAATCTCCTCAATTCATACAAATTCTAGACCCTCTCGATTATTCAGCTGTGGATTTGAATATGTGTGAGGAATATGAAAAATTAGATGTTGGAGAAGAAGTGAAACTTATCAGAATTGATAGCTACGTTTATTTATTAATTTAAGTGATAACATGAATATTGAAGAAAAGATTCAATTGATTGAAGAAGGAACTCTGGAAGTTATAGATGCAGAAGAATTGAAAGAAGTGCTTAAAAAAAAACAGCCTATAGCTTACACCGGTTATGAACCTTCAGGTAAAATTCATTTAGGACATGCAGTAACGGTACAAAAATTAAAACAATTACAAAAGTTAGGTTTTAAAATTAAAATCCTTTTAGCAGATTACCATGCATTTTTAAACGGAAAAGGAAGTGTTGAAGAAATTGCAGAAACTGCTGAGTACAACAAAAAATGTTTCCAGGCGTTAGGTCTTGATGAAACAACAGAATATGTTTACGGTTCCTCATTCCAATTGAAACCTGACTACACTGATAAAGTTTATAAATTAGCTACTATGACTACTTTAAAAAGAGCAAGAAGAAGTATGGATCAAGTAAGTCGTGCAGACGACAATCCTAAAGTAGCAAGTGTAGTTTATCCTATTATGCAAACTGTTGATATGAGTGCTCTTGAAGTGGACATTGCACTTGGGGGAATGGAACAGAGAAAAATCCAAATGCTAGCACGTGAAAACTTAGAAAAAATAGGTGAAAATGTGCCTGTTTGTATCCACACACCATTATTACATGGCCTTGACGGTGATGCTAAAATGTCTTCAAGTAAAGGAAACTATATCGCTGTAGACGATAGCGTTGAAGAAATATCTAAAAAAATCAACAAAAGTTACTGCCCGCAAGGAGAAATTGAAGGAAATTCGATGATTGAAATCGCAAAAACCTTTGTTTTTCCAAATCAAGATACTTTATTAATTAAAAGACCTGAAAAATTCGGTGGAGACATTGAATTAACACATGATGAGTTGATTAAGGACTTTAGTGAAGGTAATTTACATCCAATGGATTTGAAAAATGGAATTAAGGATTTCTTAATTGAATTCTTTGCTCCGGTAAGAAAGTACATGGAGG contains:
- a CDS encoding minichromosome maintenance protein MCM, which codes for MNSTNKTQTSTAKFEEFFATSYKDDVFKILEKYPDERSLTVNYQSLEMFDPNLADLLIEKPEEVIASAQIAIKNIDPLVKDAEINIRFENLTNVIPLKTLLSKYIGTFVSADGIVRKTDEIRPRIETGVFECRGCMRLHEVEQTSGNRIIEPSLCSECGGRSFRLLQEESKYIDTQTARMQEPLENLSGGTEPKQMLMVLEDDLVDELNPGDKVRITGTLKTFREERSGKFKNYIYVNHIEPLEQEFEELQLSEEDEEKIIELSKDPHIYDKIIKSTAPSIRGYRDVKEAIALQLFGGAAKQLEDETKLRGDIHILIVGDPGIGKSQILKYVSRLAPRSIYTSGKGTTGAGLTAAAVRDELGGWSLEAGALVLGDQGNVCVDELDKMRSEDRSALHEALEQQTVSIAKAGIMATLNSRCSVLAAANPKFGRFDRYKVLAEQIDLPAPIISRFDLIFVIEDKPSREGDSKLAEHILKIHKENTVEYEIEPDLLRKYIAYARKNIKPHLTDEANEVLREFYVNTRNSNSEEQGPVPITARQLEAIIRLSEASAKIKLKETVDKEDAEKAVRLQMACLKEVGVDPETGEMDVDIVGGGTPKSDRDKIQRVTEEIKNLEEEYAGQAPLNVLLSNMSEKYGISEDKTEQIVKNLVQKGVIYQPTNGYFRRVV
- a CDS encoding translation initiation factor IF-2 subunit beta produces the protein MDKYEDLLDRAIDQLPPEVFEHKRFKIPKAYSDIQGNRTFIKNFKDVSEGLSRDPQHLLKFLMRELGTAGNIEGQRAILQGKFTHYLINERIEDYVDKYVICHECNRPDTKIIREGRIFLLKCAACGATAPLKTL
- a CDS encoding NMD3-related protein, with product MFCPECGSTDKEMVGDICIGCFLKKFQMIEIAKRIEVQICSHCNSKLEEGKWGEENIPEEEIIYRALERNIKIADEVENEIINLEIDQIKGTIASCYVEVIGEVHGTQIEETHESEVKILKTVCPTCSKMQSGYYETVIQFRADSREIKPEEYGKADEIVERTLIKQSKSDKLAYCPQIAKLKEGYDYYIGSFKSGKKVAEALTEEFGGIVKESPRLISEDKSTGKGLYRIWISVRIPEFEIDDFVKYEDKIIRINSISKNSVLGVDISTHKKHNIPMKNMEDIKLVKKSSEIGTTTVISKSPQFIQILDPLDYSAVDLNMCEEYEKLDVGEEVKLIRIDSYVYLLI
- a CDS encoding tyrosine--tRNA ligase, with translation MNIEEKIQLIEEGTLEVIDAEELKEVLKKKQPIAYTGYEPSGKIHLGHAVTVQKLKQLQKLGFKIKILLADYHAFLNGKGSVEEIAETAEYNKKCFQALGLDETTEYVYGSSFQLKPDYTDKVYKLATMTTLKRARRSMDQVSRADDNPKVASVVYPIMQTVDMSALEVDIALGGMEQRKIQMLARENLEKIGENVPVCIHTPLLHGLDGDAKMSSSKGNYIAVDDSVEEISKKINKSYCPQGEIEGNSMIEIAKTFVFPNQDTLLIKRPEKFGGDIELTHDELIKDFSEGNLHPMDLKNGIKDFLIEFFAPVRKYMEEN